The genomic interval CCCCGCGCAGAGAACCTTCTCCGATAACGGCTGCGCGCCCGCTTCCGCGCTATAGTTCGGGCATGGTCCGTCTGCGCACTTTCGTTTGGCTCGCTATCTTCGTGGTGCTTGCGATGTGTGCGCCGTTTGTTCCCCTGGCGCAAGCCGGCAAGAAGCCCGGTTACTACAAGAAGCCGGGGACAGCGCAGTTGCCGGAGTTTGCCGTGGTCACGCCGGCGGAGAAGTGCAGTAGCTGGGGATGGGCGGCGGCGACGGAGAGCATCCTGGCGCTCGATTCCGTGAATGTCGACCAGCATGTGCTGGTGCAAAAAGCATTTGGTGGCGAGCTCTGCGATGACGGTGCCCCGAATCTGCGCAAGCTGGGCGAGGCCGTCAACGGCGAATATGTTCTCTCGCCGAAGAAAAAGATGCGCGTGGTCGCGCGCGTTTTCCTCGCCGGCACGACCATCGGCGCCGAAGACCTGATCGCGGCCGTCCGCCGTGGACGTCCCATGATCTTTTTCTGGCGCATGCATGCCTACATCGCGGTCGGCGTGGCATATGACGAATACATCGGAGCCAACGGCGCGCGCCTGTGGGAGGTGCGCGAACTCACGCTGCTCGACCCTACGGCGGACGACGCCGAACATCGCTTCGTGACGTTCCAGAAGGGCCGCGACGATCTGAACGAGATCAACGGCGCGATGGAGTTCGTCCTCATCCCGATGGAAGAGATCGACTGGGTCCAGAACCCGTAGACTGCTCGCCTACCACTGCAACGTAGTTCACTCAATGACGCGAAAGACTCTCCTCCTGCTGCTGCTTGCTGCCGGCTTGATCGGGGGGTGGAGCTACGCGTACTACCAGACGATCCGGATGGACCGCGAGATGAACGCCGTCTTACAGCGGCCACCGTATTCAGTATCGCCGGCGGCTGAGGCACTGCATCAGCGGCTGCTCATCGCCGACATGCACGCCGATTCGCTGCTCTGGGACCGCGGACTCGCCCACCGCTCCACCCGCGGACAGCTCGACGTGCCGCGCATGATCGAGGCGAACCAAGCGCTGCAGTTTTTCACCGTGGTCACGCAGTCGCCGAAGCATCTGAACCTCGAACGCAACACCGCCGACACGGATGAACTGACTCTCGCCTATGTTGTGCGCCTCAAGCCCCCGTCCACTTGGTTCAGCCGCACCGCGCGGGCTCTCGAGCAGGCGGCGGAGCTGCGCAGCGCCTCGCGCCACTCCGGCGGCCGCCTGGTGCTGGTGCGCTCGCGCGGCGAGCTTACAAGTTTCCTGGAGCGTTGGCAGAGTGATCGTCATTTGGTGGCGGGGATACTGGGCATCGAAGGCGCGCACGCGCTCGATGGCAAACTCGGGAATCTCGATGCGCTCGATCACGCCGGCTTCCGCATGATCGGCCTGGCACACTTTTTCGATAATGAGTTCGCCGGGTCCGCGCACGGCGCGAGGAAGTATGGGCTCACCGAACCGGGCCGCGCGCTGGTGCGCGAGATGGAGCGCAGGAAGATCCTGGTGGACCTGGCGCACGCCTCCGCCCAGACCATCGACGACGTGACGGCGATGGCGACGCGGCCGGTGGTGGTCTCGCACACCGGCGTCCGCGGCACCTGCGACAACCAGCGCAATCTGAGCGATGCGCAGTTAAAGAAGATCGCCGCGACCGGCGGCGTTATCGGCATCGGATTCTGGGACGTGGCGACCTGTGGTAATGACGCGCGCGCGATCGTGCGGGCGATCCGTTATGCGGCCGGCGTGGTGGGCGCGGACCACGTCGCACTCGGTTCGGATTTCGATGGCGCGGTGGTCGAGCCGTTCGACGTGACCGGCCTGCCGCTCATCACCCAGGAACTGATGCAGCAAGGATTCACTGAACCGGAGATCGCGAAGATCATGGGCGGAAATGTTTTTCGCCTGCTGCGCGAGACGCTCCCCGAGCAATAACCGCTGCGTCATTTTCCGATACAAAACTGGCTGAAGATGCGGTTCAGGATGTCGTCTGCCGTGGTGGCGCCGGTGATGGCGTCGAGCGGACGCAACGCGTTGTAGAGGTCGAGTAGCAACATCTCGTGCGGAGCATTCTGCTGAGTGGAATGCTCCGCCGCCGCGAGCGCGGCAAGCGACTCGCGGACGAGCGCTTCATGGCGGACGTTGGTGAGGAATCCGCTCTCCATCTGTGCGCCGGTGTCACCGGCAACGTGACGCAGGATCGCCGCTCTGAGTCCAGGGATCCCTGCGCCGGTGGTGGCGGAAGTCTCTACCAGACCATTTCCAGTCTCAAATCGTGAGTTTCCCGAGGCGAGGTCGATCTTGTTGGCGACGACGATGTGCTCGCGCCCATCGGCTGCGCGCAGCAACGCATCGTCTTCGGCGGTGTGCGGCTGCGAAGCGTCAAGCACGACGAGTACGAGGTCGGCGTCGGCCAGCGCCTCGTAGCTCTTCTTGATGCCGAGGCTTTCGGCCTCGTCATGCGCGGCGCGGATGCCGGCGGTGTCCACCAGCTTCACCGGGATACCGCCGAGCGCGACTGTCTCTGAGACCAGATCGCGCGTGGTGCCGGGCGTGGCGGTCACGATGGCGCGCTCGCGCTCGACCAGCCGGTTGAAGAGCGATGACTTGCCAACGTTCGGCCGTCCGACGATGGCGAGCGTCATGCCTTCGTGCACCGCTTTGCCGTACGCGAAAGACGCCAGAAGTTTGTCGAGCGGGCCTGCAATCGCTTTGAGGCGGTCGAGGATCTTCCCCGCGGGAAGCACACTCACGTCGTCTTCGGCAAAATCCACACCGGCTTCTAACAGCGCGATGAGTTGCACCAGTTCTTCCTTGAGGGGAGCCAGCCGCCGCGAGAGTGCGCCCTCGAGTTGCTGCGCCGCGACCTTCGCCTGGTAGAGCGTTTGCGATTCGATCAGGTCGCGGACGGCTTCAGCTTGGGTAAGGTCGATGCGTCCGTTGAGAAAGGCGCGCATGGTGAACTCGCCCGGCTCGGCGAGGCGCGCGCCGCGCGCGAGGCATAGCTCAAGCACATGGCGCAGCACGACTGGTGAGCCGTGCGTGGAGATCTCGACCACATCGTCGGTGGTGTAGGAGCGCGGCTTGGCGAAGAAAGTCGCGACGACTTCGTCGATCTTCGAGGGCTCCGCAACGCCCGCAACCCCGGCGGCCTGCTGCGTCCTCGCGTCCGGCTCGTGCGGGCCAGCACTCGCCGGTCGCTCACCCGGCTCTGGCTCCACTAGGTCTCCGGTCACGGCATGGCCGGCGGCGAGTTCGTGCTTCAGCCGCAGCAGCGGCGCGGCGATGGCGCGGGCGTCCGGGCCGGACAAGCGGACCACGCCGATGCCGCCGCGTCCGGCGGGCGTGGCGATGGCGACGATGGTGTCGTCGAGGTGCACCGGGACATTGTAGTGGGGGCTCTCGCTCCGCGATGCTTCGATGCTTCGCCTTAGGCGCGCGGTCGCGAGCGTCGGGATGACGGGAGGGCAAGCTGGGCGGCGACGCCGAAGCGCCGCCCCGTCAGGATCACTTCTTCGCGGCCGCTATCTTGCCGAGGAAACTCGGCACGTGGACGACTGCGCGCGAGACGGTCCCACGTCCGATCTCTTTCTCGCCGCCCGCCTCGTCGATGTCTTTTGTCCATGCGCGGACGCGCAAGGTGTAGAAGCGTCCGTCGAAGGATTCCATCACCGCTTCGGCGTGGACTTCGGTCCCCACGCCGGTGGCGGCACGATGCTCCACGTGGATGGCCGTGCCCACGGTGATCTCGCCCGCGTCGTGATAGGGCAGGAGCGCGTGGAAGCACGCCGTCTCCATCAGGCGGATCATGTCAGGCGTGGAATACACCGGCGGCAGCTCATCGTGATGATGGGTGAGCGTGTGTTTGCGCTCGACCGTCTCGCTGCTTCGGGCGCGCGCGCCGATGGGAACGGGCTTCAATGCCTACGCGGCGCGCCGTGCCAGCCGCTCGCGTTCGATGCCGTCGAGCGCGCGCCACAGCGCCTTCGCCGCGGACTCGGCCGCGGTCAAAGCGCGCTCCGCGTCGCCGCCGCCGCCATCGGTGACGAGCTGCGCAAGCTGCTCGCGCCAGACACCGGAGTGATGGACGTCGGCGGTCTGGTGCAGATCGAAATAGCGGCAAGCTTTGTCGCCAGCGCCATAGAGCTCGCGCAGTCCGCGAGCTTTTTCTTTCGCCACACGCGGCACCTGCGATTCGTAGGCGTAGAACGCGGCGAGCGCTTCTTCCGGCGCGCCTTCGCGTGCTACGCGCTCGAAGCCGGAGATCAGCTCGCGGACCTCAGCCAGCGGCGCGGCGCCGCGGCGCGTTCCGTCCATACCCTCGGCGAAGTCGAGCCAGAGCTCGTCGTGCGTGCGGCCGTCGGGCGCGCCGACGCCGCGTTCGTCGGCTTCGTTCTCCAAAACCGCTGAGCGTAACTCCGACGCAGGGAGCCATTCGGCCAATGTGGCCAAGTGCTGAGGGAACGCGGCGACGTGGTTGTAGTACTGCGCAGCATACTCGCGCAGCTCGGCGCGCGTGAGCGTGCCCGCACTCCACGCTTTATAGAAAGGATGGCAAAGCAGGTCGTGCTGCGCGATGCGGCGATCGAGCTCGGCGAAGAATCTCTGGCGTTCCATGGGCGTATCCTTTCTTCCCGGAATAAACAATATACGGAACTGCGGGCCGCATCGCCAGTGCCGTTCTACGCAGGACGCCCCACATTGCTAGAATGAATAACAGGCCCGCGTCCTCTCCAGGGGAGCGGAGTACGGCTTCGTTCCGTCATGGCATTCACCGAACAATTCGATGTGGTCGTAGTGGGCGCGGGGCACGCGGGATGCGAGGCCGCTGTGGCCGCCGCGCGCATGGGATTGAAGACCGCGCTGTTCACGCTGAACACCGACCTGATCGCGCAGATGTCGTGCAATCCGGCGATCGGCGGCATCGCGAAGGGGCACCTGGTCCGAGAGATCGACGCCCTCGGTGGCGTGATGGGCGAGGTCACCGACGCGGTGGGCATACAGTTCCGCCTGCTCAACACGTCGCGCGGCCCGGCGGTATGGTCACCGCGCGCGCAGTGCGACAAGAGCCAGTACCGGGTGAAGATGCGCGAGGTGCTGGAGCGCGAGCCGAACCTCACTATCCAGCAGGCCGAGGTCGCGGATGTGATGCTCGAGGAGTTCTCAGTTCATGATTCTCAAACACGGGGTTCCCAGTTCTCAGTGGCCGATGACTTGTCTGCGGACCGAGAACTGAGAACTGAGAACTCGCGAGCCAGCCGCGCGGTCGGCATCCGCCTGCGCGACGGACGCAGCATCGGCGCGCGCGCCGTCATCATCACCACCGGGACATTCCTCAACGGGCTGATCCACTGCGGCGAGCAGACGTATCCCGCGGGACGCTCCGGCGAACCGCCATCGCAGTTGCTCGGCGAAGCGCTCAAGCTGCTCGGCCTGCGCGGCACGCGCCTGAAGACGGGCACGCCGCCGCGACTCGACGGACGCACCATCGACTGGTCGCGCTTCACCGCCCAGCCCGGAGACCTCGAGCCCACGCCCTTCAG from Acidobacteriota bacterium carries:
- a CDS encoding dipeptidase; its protein translation is MTRKTLLLLLLAAGLIGGWSYAYYQTIRMDREMNAVLQRPPYSVSPAAEALHQRLLIADMHADSLLWDRGLAHRSTRGQLDVPRMIEANQALQFFTVVTQSPKHLNLERNTADTDELTLAYVVRLKPPSTWFSRTARALEQAAELRSASRHSGGRLVLVRSRGELTSFLERWQSDRHLVAGILGIEGAHALDGKLGNLDALDHAGFRMIGLAHFFDNEFAGSAHGARKYGLTEPGRALVREMERRKILVDLAHASAQTIDDVTAMATRPVVVSHTGVRGTCDNQRNLSDAQLKKIAATGGVIGIGFWDVATCGNDARAIVRAIRYAAGVVGADHVALGSDFDGAVVEPFDVTGLPLITQELMQQGFTEPEIAKIMGGNVFRLLRETLPEQ
- a CDS encoding iron-containing redox enzyme family protein; this translates as MERQRFFAELDRRIAQHDLLCHPFYKAWSAGTLTRAELREYAAQYYNHVAAFPQHLATLAEWLPASELRSAVLENEADERGVGAPDGRTHDELWLDFAEGMDGTRRGAAPLAEVRELISGFERVAREGAPEEALAAFYAYESQVPRVAKEKARGLRELYGAGDKACRYFDLHQTADVHHSGVWREQLAQLVTDGGGGDAERALTAAESAAKALWRALDGIERERLARRAA
- the mnmE gene encoding tRNA uridine-5-carboxymethylaminomethyl(34) synthesis GTPase MnmE codes for the protein MHLDDTIVAIATPAGRGGIGVVRLSGPDARAIAAPLLRLKHELAAGHAVTGDLVEPEPGERPASAGPHEPDARTQQAAGVAGVAEPSKIDEVVATFFAKPRSYTTDDVVEISTHGSPVVLRHVLELCLARGARLAEPGEFTMRAFLNGRIDLTQAEAVRDLIESQTLYQAKVAAQQLEGALSRRLAPLKEELVQLIALLEAGVDFAEDDVSVLPAGKILDRLKAIAGPLDKLLASFAYGKAVHEGMTLAIVGRPNVGKSSLFNRLVERERAIVTATPGTTRDLVSETVALGGIPVKLVDTAGIRAAHDEAESLGIKKSYEALADADLVLVVLDASQPHTAEDDALLRAADGREHIVVANKIDLASGNSRFETGNGLVETSATTGAGIPGLRAAILRHVAGDTGAQMESGFLTNVRHEALVRESLAALAAAEHSTQQNAPHEMLLLDLYNALRPLDAITGATTADDILNRIFSQFCIGK
- a CDS encoding thioesterase translates to MKPVPIGARARSSETVERKHTLTHHHDELPPVYSTPDMIRLMETACFHALLPYHDAGEITVGTAIHVEHRAATGVGTEVHAEAVMESFDGRFYTLRVRAWTKDIDEAGGEKEIGRGTVSRAVVHVPSFLGKIAAAKK